A region of the Amycolatopsis sp. cg13 genome:
CCGGCGAGTGGGTCGCGATGGCGGCACACCGCCAGACGCGCACGTACAAGCCGCCCGCCGACCTCTGCCCGCTTTGCCCGACCCGGCCGGGCAAGCCGAGCGAAATCCCCGAAGCCGACTACGACGTCGTCGTGTTCGAGAACCGGTTCCCGTCGTTCTCTCAGCAGGCGACCGGCGATCCGTCCACTGTGGACGGCTTGGGTCTGGTGCCGACCGCGCCGGGCCTCGGCCGCTGCGAGGTCGTGTGCTTCACCAGCGACCACGACGGCGCGTTCTCGCGGCTGACTCCGGAACAGGTGCGTCTCGTGGTGGACGCCTGGGCCGACCGCACGGCCGCGCTCGCGCAGACGCCCGGCGTCGAACAGGTCTTCCCGTTCGAGAACCGCGGCGAGGAAATCGGCGTCACGCTCTCGCATCCGCACGGCCAGATCTACGGCTATCCGTTCGTCACGCCGAAGACCGAGCGGATGCTGGCGGTCGCGCGCGAACACGGCGGATCGGTGCTCGGCGACGTGCTGGCGGCGGAACAGAAATCCGGCGAGCGCGTGATCGCCGCGGGCGAGCACTGGACGGCTTTCGTGCCGCCAGCCGCACGCTGGCCGGTGCACATCCAGATCGTGCCGCACCGGCAGGTGCCGGACCTCCCCGCGCTCACCGACGCCGAGCGCGACGACTTTTCCCGCGTATACCTGGACGTGCTGCGCCGCTGCGACGCGCTGTACGACCGGCCGCTGCCTTACATCGCGGGCTGGCACCAGGCGCCGGTGCGGCGGGACCGGGAACTGTCGTGGCTCCATTTGGAGCTGTTCTCCGTGCTGCGGGCCAAGGACAAGCTGAAGTACCTGGCCGGATCCGAGTCGGGCATGGCGGTCTGGATCAACGACGCCACGCCCGAACAGATCGCGAAACGGCTTCGCGCGGCAGGCTGACCGGAACTCGCGGCATACTCATCTACGAAACACAGGTTCGACTCAGGAACCTCTCAGGCCCAGCCGCTTAGGTGAGGACATGACCGAGAACGACCCCCACGCGCCCGACTCCGCGGCGGGTCGCCAGGACCCGGGTGCCCAGCCGGGCGCCGAAGGCCAGGCGGCCTGGCAGCAGACCCCCGCTCAGCCAGCGAGCCAATCCCCGTCAGCAGATCCGGCGGGCGGCGACGGGGGTCAGCAAGCCTCCGGCACGACTGCCGCGTACGGTTCGGCGGCTGAGGGCTCGGCGGGGACGTCCGGCACCGGCACGGCGAGCGGTGACACTTCCGGCGCGTACGGAGCACCTGCGGGTCAGTACGGCACCGCCCCGGCCGGCGGCACGGCGTACGGGGCCGGTGCTGCTCCGGCTGGAGGCATGCCGAACCCGTGGTCGGCCCAAGGCGCGGCATCGCCCGCCGGTGCGCCCCAGAGCGGACAGTTCCCCGGCGCGCAGCAGCAGCCCGCGGCGGGTCAGCCGTACGGCAGCCAGTACCCCGGCGGGACGCAGACTCCGCCCGCCGGATCCCCGGCCAACCCTTACGGCGCACCGGGAACCGCGGTGTACGGCGTCCCCGCGCAGCGCGAGAAGAAGGGTTCGGCGGGCAAGCTCCTCGCGAGCGTCGCCGCCATCTCGCTCGTGATCGGCGGCGTGGCGGGCGGGACCGTCGGCTACCTCACCGGCGGATCCGGTTCGTCGGTGAGCGCGCTCGACGCGCCGAAACCCGCGCAGCAGACCGGCAATGTGCCCGCCGGCTCGGTCGAATCGGTGGCGCAGAAGCTGTCGCCGAGCGTTGTCGAGCTGCAGGTGTCCGGCCGGACCGCGGCGGGCGAGGGCTCCGGCTTCGTGCTCAGCAGCGACGGCTACATCCTCACCAACAACCACGTCGTCCAGGTCGCCGCGAACGGCGGCCAGATCCAGGCCGTGTTCCAGGACGGCAAGAAAGCTGCGGCGAAGGTCGTCGGCCGGGACCCGACCACGGACATCGCCGTGGTCAAGGTGTCCGGCGTCGGCAACCTGACGCCGGTCGAGCTGGGCCGGTCCGACGACCTGCGGGTCGGGCAGCAGGTGGTCGCCATCGGTTCGCCGTACGAGCTGACCGGCACGGTCACCTCGGGCATCGTCAGCTCGCTGCACCGCCCGGTGCAGGCCGGCGGCGACGAGACCGACCAGACCACGGTGATGGACGCGATCCAGACCGACGCCGCGATCAACCCCGGCAACTCGGGCGGTCCGCTGTCGAACATGAGCGGCCAGGTCATCGGCATCAACTCGGCCATCTACAGCCCGAACTCGGGCCGCGGCCAGGGCAGCGGCGGCGAGGGCGGCAACGTCGGCATCGGCTTCGCCATCCCGATCGACCAGGCGCGCCGCACCGCGCAGGACATCATCAAGACCGGGCACGCGACCCAGACGTTCATCGGCGCGAAGGTCACCGACGCGCCCCAGGGCGGCGCCCAGCTCGGCGACATCACACCGGGCAGCCCGGCGGAGAAAGCCGGCCTGAAGTCCGGCGACGTGGTGACCAAGATCGACGACCGCGTCATCGACAGCGCCAACACGCTCGTCGCCGCGATCCGCACGCGCGCTCCGAACGACCAGACGACCTTCACCCTCGCCGGCGGGCGCACGGTGCAGGTCACCTTGGGCGGGCAGGCGGTACCGGCCAACTAGAACGCTCGGCCGCCGTGGCGCGGCCGAGACCAGCCACGGCTCGACCCCCTATCCGCGCTTGGGGCCGAACCTTTGCAGGCCGCGCGCGACCGGAGCATCCGAGCCGGTCGCGCGTGGCCGTTTTTTGTGCCCAGCGCCCGAAAACCGGCTCCCGCACGAAAACACGGAGAGGCTCTCCGTGCCGCCTCCGACTCGGCACGGAGAGCCTCTCCGCGTGCGGTGAGGTGCCCACGCGCCAGACGTCCCAAACGCCGAATCCGCGGGAAAATTCCGGTACCGGAAGAAAACCCAGGTCAACTATGTTCGCGGACCCGAATTTTCCGTGCCGCGCGATACCGGACCCGGACAATTCGGACGACTACTGCCGCCACGACGGCGGTCCACACCACCACGAGCGTCGCCACCAGCCCCAGCCATGCGTTGCCGTCGTGCAGCCCAGGTTTCGGCGGCACGCCATACGTGCGCCACAGCAGCGGGAACGCCACGAAGCCCAGCACCGCCGTCAGCGCCGCGCCGACCTGCACCGGCCCCCGCCACGGCTTTGGCAGGATTCGCGCCAGCAGCAGGCCAACCACGCCCGCGATCGGGGCGAACACCGCGTCGTTGACGATCGGACCGCCGCCGAGCCACAGCAGCGTCGTGAAGCTGTCCGGCCACGCCGGTGCCGCGTAGTCGAGGAACAGCACGATCCCGTACGCCAGCGCCGCTAATCCGGGCAGCGCCAGCACAATCCGCGCGGTCTTCACTGCACCTCCAGCTTCGAGACCCACTTCGTCTGCAGCACGCCTGGCCTGCTGGGCGCGATCACGCGGCACGGATAGCCGTGGTCAAGGTTCAGCACCTCGCCGTTGAGTTCCAGCGCCAGCAACGTGAGTGGGTCGGCCGTGTGCTCGCCAGGCAGCACGCTGACGCCGTACAGCCCGGCCTTCTCCAGCGACGACACCCGCACGTCGACCCCCGGCGAACTGCCGCTCGCGCGCAGCAGGTCCGGGAACGAGATGCCGCGCCACGTCGCCATCTGGCTCCATCCCTCGACGCACGCGATCGGCAAGTCCACAGTGGTCTGCGGCAACGCCCGCAACTCGGCCAGCGTGAACTGCCGCGTTCCCGCCGGCGTCACCACGGACAGCCGCCACCCGGGATCCTGTGCGGCCCGCGTTACTTGCGCCGCTACGGCCGTGCGGTTGACCGGCAACCTCTGCGAGCCCTTGTCCGAGCGCCACGACAGCCCGGAGACGTTCCGAAGGGCGGGAACCGTCGCTCCCGCGGTGGCCAGCACGGCGACTCCGGTCGCGATCCCCGTGGTGGTCAGGAATCCTCGCCGCGACAACCCCGGGCCAGGCGGTTCGACCGGCGCACGCTCCCGCGTCAGCGCCCGCCGGATCACCGGGAGCTTCACCGCGACGTGCACGAGGATCGACCCGATCGCCACCCACGCCACCGCGTAGTGCACCTGCGGAAAGTAGAAGTTCCACGGGTAGTTCTGCGCGACGTTCAGCAATCCCGAACTCAGCTCGAAGAACGCCGCCCCGGAGAGGACAAGGATCGACAGCCGCTCCACCGCGTGCGGCACCGAGCGCACCAGCGGACGTTCGAACAGCTTCGGGTAGACGCTCCACAGTTTGGCCAGCAGCAACGGAATCGCCGCGATCCCGGACAACACGTGCGCGCCCTGCGTCACCCGATACAGCCAGACCGGTCGGCTGGGCCAGAAGAACCACTCCGGCGGATGCTGGATCAAATGGCTCAACAGCCCGGTGACGAAGCAGATCAGGAACGCGAGTCCGAGCAGGCTGCCGACCCTCGCCGTGACGCGCTCACCGTGCGCGCCGCCCTTGAACTGCTCCGACTTCGGGACCCGGCGATCGACGGCGCGAGCCCGTTCGCCGATCTTGGCCTGCGCCGCGGTGACCCGCGTGTCGAACCCGCGCCAGGCGGCCGCCAGCCGTCCGCGTTTCACGCGCGTGCCAGCTTCGCGAACCAGCGGTGCCCGCGACTGGTCGTCCACACGACCCGGAACCCAGTCCGTACCGCGATTTCCGCGATGGCGTCGACGCCGACCCACGCCCACGTGAACCATCGGCCATCCGCGGGATCCGGCCGCAGCCGGACGTGATCCCGGCGTACGCCGTGCCCGGGCTCCTCCAACTCGACGAGCACGTCACCGTCGGACGTGAGCAACTCGCGTACTCGCCGCAGCAGGGCATCGGGATCGCCACCGATCCCGATGTTGCCGTCGGCCAGCAACACGTGATTCCACCGTCCCTCGCCGGGCAAGCGAGTGAAAACGTTGCGCTGCAACGCACTTGCCCCACGCCGTCGAGTCAGCCGCACCGCGACCGGCGAGCTGTCCACACCAAGGGTCACTACGCCTCGGCGCGTCAACGCGGCAGTGAGACGGCCAGGTCCGCAACCGACATCGAGCGTCGGACCCTCGCATGCGTCGAGCAGCACGGCGTCGCCCGCGTCGCAACCGTCGGCCCAACGACCGACCGGAAGCTCGATGCGGCCTCCATTCGCCAGCTCCAGCCAGCAGTGATGGCCCAGCAGCCCGCGGTCGAATTCCTGGCCAGTTGCGAGTTTCATGCCATCGCTCCCACTGCGTCGACCGCAGCCGCGAACCTGCCGTCGGGCCGGATCGCGGCCACTCGCGCCGCGTCCTCCATGGTGTCCACATCGGACAACGTCGGCAGCTTGCCAACGCGCAGACCCGCACCCGTCAGCGCCGCACGAGTGCGAAACCCGGTGTCCGGACGCGACATCGGAACTCCGGCGAGCACTTGCGCCTGCCGCGGATCAGCGAGCCCAAGCCCCCACCAGCCGCCGTCTTCAGCGTCGCCCAGCACCGCGCTGCTGGCTCCGGTGACGACCGGCTCGATCGCCGACGCGAACAACCCGGGCGAGACCTGCGGCGTGTCCATGCCGATCTGCAGCACGGGCAAACCGGCATGCACCGCAGCGGTGTCGGAGTGCGCGTTGGCCAGCCGGGTGCCGAAATCCCAGCCTCGCTGCGCAATCACAGTCGCCTTGCGCAATGCGCGACCGATTTCGGTACCCCGCGCCGCTGCTGCGAGGTCGCCCGTCATCGCCACGACGGTGATCGCGCCGTCAGTGGCGAACGCAGCGTCCAACGTGTCCAGCAGCGCAGACGCGGCGATCTCCGCTGCCTGGTCTGGCGTCGCGGGTGGGCACAACCGCGTCTTCGCGAACCCTGGCACGGGGGCTTTCGCGACTACAAGCAGGCAGAACGTCATCGGACCAACACCCGCCCGAAGTCCCGCACCGCTCGCAACGTGCCGCGCACCGAACCGGACACCTTCGATTTCGTGCCCCGCGCCCGTTCCCGGTAAGTGACGTCGAACTCCCGGACCACCCAGCCCGCGCGCTGAGCCTTCACCAGCAGCTCAAGCGGATAGCCGAACGCCCGGTCGGCAACGCCGAGAGCCAGCAACTCCCGGCGGCGTACGGCCCGCAGCGGCGCGATGTCCCGCACGGGCAGTCCACGGGACCGCAAGAGCAGTGAGAGGACGGCATTGCCCGCTCTTGCGTGCCACGGCCAAGCCGCCCGGGACACCGGCACTCGGCGTCCGACCGCGAGGTCAGCGCCATCCACGACCGCGGCGACCAGACGGGGCAGTTCGGCCAGATCGAGCGATCCGTCAGCATCCGCGAAACAGACGATGTCAGCGGTTGCGTTCTCCAGCCCGGTGTGGACGGCGGCACCATAACCGCGCCGCGGCTCGTCGACGACCTTCGCGCCGTGCGCGGCCGCGACGCCGGGAGAACCGTCGCTCGATCCGTTGTCGACGAGGATCGCGCGATACCCCGGCGGGAGGCTCGCGAGCACACCGGGCAGTGCGGCCGCCTCGTCGAGGCAGGGGAGGACGACGTCCACTCCGAATTCGTTCACGAGGCGTACGGTAGGTCTGGAAAGGACAGTGCAGAACCCTTGCGGTGCTTACCAAATCCTGACGTCAGTCAAGATCTTACCGACTTCTCACGGATTCGCGGGAAACCTGCCAGGCCGCCGCCAACGGGGTTATCGTGACCGGCGATGAGCGAGTCGACGAAGGCTGCCCGGCTCGCCGAGCCGCCGCCCCCGGTTCCCGTCCGTCCCCGGTTCCGCGCTGATCTCGTGACGGTCGGCGGCACCCTCGCGGTGATCGCCGCCGCGACCGCCGTTGGCGTGTACTACAACCGGCCAGGCTCGGGCGTGGTGATCTATGCGTTCGCGCCGCCGCTGTTCGCGCATTGGCTGCCGCACGTCGGCCCCGGCTCGGTGTTCGCGGTCCTGATCGCCGCTGGCGTCGTCCTGTACGGCCCGGCCTTGGCCGCCCGGCTGCGATGGCGGCGCGCCCTGGCTGCTGGCTATCTGGCGTCCCTCGCCTGGATCTTCTCGCTCGCGATGGTGGACGGCTGGACCCGCGGCTTCACCGGCCGGCTCACCACGCCGCAGGAGTACCTGCACGAAGTCCCCGGCATCACGGACATCCCGCGTTTTCTCCGCGAATTCTCCTCGCGCATCCTCGATTTCCAGCCGAACTCGTGGACCACCCACGTGTCCGGTCATCCGCCAGGCGCGACGCTCGTCTTCGTCTGGCTCGACCGGCTCGGCCTCCACGGCGGTGCGTGGGCGTCGACCGCCGTCGTGCTGGTGGCCGCATCAGTCGCGGTCGCGGTACCAGCGACGATCGCCCTGCTCGGCCGTCCCGACGCGGCCCGCGCGGCCCTGCCGTTCGCCGTGCTCAGCCCAGGCGCGGTCTGGCTGGGCGTGTCCGCGGACGGTCTCTTCGCTGGTGTAACCGCTACCGGTATCGCGCTGCTCGCCCTCGCGTCCGTGGGCTTCCGCGAACGCCGTGGCTACGCCTGGCCCACCGGGCTGGCAGCCGGGATTCTCATCGGATTCGGCATCTTCCTCTCCTACGGCCTTGTCCTGCTCGGCTTGGTCGCGCTGGCCGTCGCCCTGCTCGGCCGACAATGGCGGGCCGCGGCAGCCGCTGTTCTCGGCGCGTTGGCAGTGGTCGCCGTGTTCGCCCTAGCCGGATTCTGGTGGTTCGACGGCTACCACCTCGTCGTCGAGCGCTACTACCAAGGCGTCGCGGTGGTGCGGCCGTATTCGTACTGGGTGTGGGCCGACCTGGCCGCGGTGGCGGTCGCGTGCGGGCCAGCGGTGGTCGCGGCGGCCCGCCGGGGAGTGGCTTCGGCGGTCTTCTTGCCGTCTCGCAAGACGCTCCTGCGCGATCCGGTGCTGCTGATCGTGATCGCGGCCGTGCTCACGATCGTGTTCGCCGATTCGTCCGGCCTGTCGAAGGCTGAGGTAGAACGGATCTGGCTACCGTTCGGCGCGTGGCTGATCCCGGCCACGGCGCTGCTTCCGGCGGGCCACCGCCGCTGGTGGCTGGCCGGACAGGCGGTGGTCGCGCTCGCGGTCAACCACCTGCTGCTGACGAACTGGTGAGGTGAGGCATGGAAGACCAAGCGGGTCGCGTGCTCGTGGTCGACGACGACGAGACCGTGCGCGACGTCGTGCGCCGTTACCTCGAAACCGCCGGTTTCACCGTCGACCTGGCCGGCGACGGCACGGCGGCGCTCGCCCAGTTCGCCGAGCGCGTGCCGGACCTGGTGGTGCTCGACGTGATGATGCCTGGCCTCAACGGCCTGGAGGTGTGCCGGCGGCTGCGGCAGACGAGCCAGGTGCCGATCGTCATGCTCACCGCGTTGGGCGAGGAGGAAAACCGCATCGCCGGGCTGCAGTTGGGGGCCGACGATTACGTCACCAAACCGTTCAGCCCCAAGGAACTCACGCTGCGCGTGGCGTCCGTGCTGCGCCGGGCCCGGATGCCACGACCCGAGCCGCCCACCGCTGAGCTGGTAGACGGCAACCTCCGGCTCCAGATGACCGCCCGCCAGGCGACGCTCGACGGCGCGGTGCTGCCGCTGACCACGCGCGAGTTCGACCTCCTCGCGTTCTTCCTCTCCCACCCCGGCGTCGCGTTCAGCCGGGCTGACCTGCTGGGGAAGGTGTGGGGTTGGGACTTTGGCGACCAGTCCACGGTGACTGTCCACGTGCGACGGCTGCGCGAGAAAATCGAGCGTGACCCGGCCAAACCGATCCGTGTAGCGACGGTGTGGGGCGTCGGCTACCGCTACGACCGGACACAGCCATGATCGGCTCGGGCGAGTCGGCGTGGGACATGTTCGTCCACGTCCTGCACATTCTTCCGCTCGCCTTGCTGTTCGCCCTGCCGGTGGCAGCCTTGGGCGGGCTCGCGCTTTACCTGCTGCGGCACCGATCGCTGGCCACCACGATGACCACCCTCGTGCTGACCCCGATCGCGGCGATGCTGGTCGGCATCCTCGGCGTGAGCGGCTTCATGTTCACCGAGGCGCTGACCACCGAACTGCTCGTGTGCCTGCTCGTGGCACTGGTCGCGGTGCCCGCGGCGATGGTGCTGGGCCGGGTCATCGCGCGGCGCAGTGTGTGGGAACGAGAGGCGCGGGAACGCGAACGCGCGGCGGAGAAGTCGCGTCGCGAATTGGTCGCGTGGATCAGCCACGACCTTCGCAGTCCGCTGGCCGGGATCCAGGCGATGGCGGAGGCACTGGCCGATGGCGTGGTTTCGGAACGCGCTGAGGTGGCCGACTACGCCCAGCGCATCAGCGGCGAGACCACCCGGCTGTCCGGCATGGTCGGCGACCTGTTCGAGCTGTCCCGGATCACCGCGGGAGCACTCGAACTGAGCATGTCGGCGGTCCCGCTGCGCGACGTGGTGAGCGACGCGGTCGCCGCGCAGGCACCGGTGGCGGACCGCAAACGCGTGCGGGTGCTGGAAAACGCGTCGGCGTGGCCGGTGGTGTCCGGCAGCGATCCGGAGCTGGCGCGGATCGTGCGGAACCTCGTGTCCAACGCCATCCGGCACACTCCGCCGGACGGCACGGTCGCCGTGCAACTCGGCATCGACGGCGACCAGGCGCTGCTGGCCGTGGACGACGGCTGCGGCGGGATCCCGGACGACGAGATCAGCCGGGTCTTCGACGTCGCCTTCCGCGGCACGCAAGCCCGCACCCCCGACCGCAGCGGCACCACCAGCGGCGGCGGGCTGGGCCTGGCGATCGCGAAGGGCCTGGTGGAAGCACACCGAGGCCGGATCGGCGTGCAGAACCACGGCCCAGGATGCCGCTTCGAGGTGCGGTTGCCGCTGGCGGCGTCCTGATCCGTCTATTGTGGACAGTCAGGGCGCGGCAACGGCCGAGATCGGCTCCACGGTGTGGTCGGTCGCGATCCGGAAGAATGGCTCGTCCGGGAAATGCGCGGCCGCGACGATGGTCCCGGTACCGGCCACCTCGCCGAGCCAGCGACGGCGGGTCAGCTCCGCCTGCCCCGGATCGACGTCGGATGCGGCCCCGATCGTCGGATCGGCCATCTGCTCCGGAATCTGGAAGACGTCACCGATCAGGACGGCGCGACGGTCCTGATCCGCGACCTCCAGCACGTAATGCCCCGGCGTGTGCCCGGGAGCATGCCGAACGGTGACGCCGGGCGCGACCGTTTCGCCGTCCAGCATCGGACGCAGTTTGCCCTGGGCGCGAAGGGCTTCCAGCGCTACGCGGCCGCGGTCGTGCCGCCCCGCCGGTTCGACGAACGCCGCCCAGTCGGGCGCGCCGTACCGCACTTCGGCGTTCGGGAAGTACGGCTCGCCGCTCGGCGCGACCCAGCCGATGTGGTCGGCGTGCAGGTGAGTCAGCACCACGGTGTCGACGTCTTCGCGGGCAACCCCGGCTTCGGCGAGCGCGGCGGGCAAGCCTCCGGTGTGCTCAGTTTCAGCGGCGCTGACCACCGGGTGCAGTTGCTCTTTGGAATGCTGCGGCAGATGCGGCTCGCCGGTCGGACGCGGACCGAAACCGGCGTCGACCAGCACTGTGCGGACGCCCGTCCGGATCAGGAATGCGCCAAGAACCACGGGCACGGCGGTCGGTGCCGAGCGCTTGCCCAGGAGTCCTGGAAAGAACGACGACGGCAGCTGCAGCCGTCCGTCGGTCAATGCGTGGATTTCGATGTCCCCCACCACGATGGAACGCATGCCCAGCATCAAGATCCGGTACGGCCGATTCATTCCGGAAAGTGATCTTCACCTCATCGGGTGACGGGCGCGCGCAGCTCCGCGGTGGCGAACGCGGCGATGCCGTCCGCGAAGGAGGTTTCCGCCTGGAATCCGAGCAGCTCCCGTGCTCGGGCCGGGTCGGCGACCACGTGCCGGACATCAGCCGGCCGCGCGCCGCCGACGATCCGCGGCTCCCGTCCGCCGCAGGCACGGGCCAGCTCCCGGGCCAGGTCGCCGACACTGTGCGGCTGCCCGGAACAGATGTTCAGCGGCGTCAGGTCTGCCTCCGGACCGTCGCTCCGGAGCGCGAGGACGTTCGCTCGGGCCACGTCGTCCACGTGCACGAAATCCCGCTGCTGCCGTCCGTCCTCCAGCACGGTCGGCGCTTCTCCGCGCTCCAGCGCCGAGCGGAACAGGGACGCCACTCCGGCGTACGGCGTGTTCTGCGGCATCCGCGGGCCGTAGACGTTGTGGTAGCGCAACGCCCAGACCGTGCCGCCGGTCTGCCGCGCCCAGGCACCCGCGAGGTGTTCTTGCGCCAATTTGGTTGCCGCGTACGTGCTTCGAGGCAACAGCGGCGCGTTTTCGGGCACGAGTTGCCAGCCCAACTCGGCACCGCAGTGCGGGCAGGTGGGTTCGAATCGTCCGGCGTCCACATCGGACTG
Encoded here:
- a CDS encoding HAMP domain-containing sensor histidine kinase codes for the protein MIGSGESAWDMFVHVLHILPLALLFALPVAALGGLALYLLRHRSLATTMTTLVLTPIAAMLVGILGVSGFMFTEALTTELLVCLLVALVAVPAAMVLGRVIARRSVWEREARERERAAEKSRRELVAWISHDLRSPLAGIQAMAEALADGVVSERAEVADYAQRISGETTRLSGMVGDLFELSRITAGALELSMSAVPLRDVVSDAVAAQAPVADRKRVRVLENASAWPVVSGSDPELARIVRNLVSNAIRHTPPDGTVAVQLGIDGDQALLAVDDGCGGIPDDEISRVFDVAFRGTQARTPDRSGTTSGGGLGLAIAKGLVEAHRGRIGVQNHGPGCRFEVRLPLAAS
- a CDS encoding methyltransferase domain-containing protein — encoded protein: MKLATGQEFDRGLLGHHCWLELANGGRIELPVGRWADGCDAGDAVLLDACEGPTLDVGCGPGRLTAALTRRGVVTLGVDSSPVAVRLTRRRGASALQRNVFTRLPGEGRWNHVLLADGNIGIGGDPDALLRRVRELLTSDGDVLVELEEPGHGVRRDHVRLRPDPADGRWFTWAWVGVDAIAEIAVRTGFRVVWTTSRGHRWFAKLARA
- a CDS encoding glycosyltransferase family 2 protein, yielding MDVVLPCLDEAAALPGVLASLPPGYRAILVDNGSSDGSPGVAAAHGAKVVDEPRRGYGAAVHTGLENATADIVCFADADGSLDLAELPRLVAAVVDGADLAVGRRVPVSRAAWPWHARAGNAVLSLLLRSRGLPVRDIAPLRAVRRRELLALGVADRAFGYPLELLVKAQRAGWVVREFDVTYRERARGTKSKVSGSVRGTLRAVRDFGRVLVR
- a CDS encoding NAD-dependent epimerase/dehydratase family protein yields the protein MRVLLTGGAGFIGSRIADQLADDGDEVVVLDNLLSTAHGSTTPPEYTRRHRFLRGDVTDTEIVAELLDGVDAVCHQAAVVGHGVDPSDAPSYALNNDYGTAVLLAAMHAAKVRKLVLASSMVVYGEGRYACAEHGVVPPSARRQSDVDAGRFEPTCPHCGAELGWQLVPENAPLLPRSTYAATKLAQEHLAGAWARQTGGTVWALRYHNVYGPRMPQNTPYAGVASLFRSALERGEAPTVLEDGRQQRDFVHVDDVARANVLALRSDGPEADLTPLNICSGQPHSVGDLARELARACGGREPRIVGGARPADVRHVVADPARARELLGFQAETSFADGIAAFATAELRAPVTR
- a CDS encoding DUF2064 domain-containing protein; this encodes MTFCLLVVAKAPVPGFAKTRLCPPATPDQAAEIAASALLDTLDAAFATDGAITVVAMTGDLAAAARGTEIGRALRKATVIAQRGWDFGTRLANAHSDTAAVHAGLPVLQIGMDTPQVSPGLFASAIEPVVTGASSAVLGDAEDGGWWGLGLADPRQAQVLAGVPMSRPDTGFRTRAALTGAGLRVGKLPTLSDVDTMEDAARVAAIRPDGRFAAAVDAVGAMA
- a CDS encoding trypsin-like peptidase domain-containing protein, encoding MTENDPHAPDSAAGRQDPGAQPGAEGQAAWQQTPAQPASQSPSADPAGGDGGQQASGTTAAYGSAAEGSAGTSGTGTASGDTSGAYGAPAGQYGTAPAGGTAYGAGAAPAGGMPNPWSAQGAASPAGAPQSGQFPGAQQQPAAGQPYGSQYPGGTQTPPAGSPANPYGAPGTAVYGVPAQREKKGSAGKLLASVAAISLVIGGVAGGTVGYLTGGSGSSVSALDAPKPAQQTGNVPAGSVESVAQKLSPSVVELQVSGRTAAGEGSGFVLSSDGYILTNNHVVQVAANGGQIQAVFQDGKKAAAKVVGRDPTTDIAVVKVSGVGNLTPVELGRSDDLRVGQQVVAIGSPYELTGTVTSGIVSSLHRPVQAGGDETDQTTVMDAIQTDAAINPGNSGGPLSNMSGQVIGINSAIYSPNSGRGQGSGGEGGNVGIGFAIPIDQARRTAQDIIKTGHATQTFIGAKVTDAPQGGAQLGDITPGSPAEKAGLKSGDVVTKIDDRVIDSANTLVAAIRTRAPNDQTTFTLAGGRTVQVTLGGQAVPAN
- a CDS encoding molybdopterin-dependent oxidoreductase translates to MGERARAVDRRVPKSEQFKGGAHGERVTARVGSLLGLAFLICFVTGLLSHLIQHPPEWFFWPSRPVWLYRVTQGAHVLSGIAAIPLLLAKLWSVYPKLFERPLVRSVPHAVERLSILVLSGAAFFELSSGLLNVAQNYPWNFYFPQVHYAVAWVAIGSILVHVAVKLPVIRRALTRERAPVEPPGPGLSRRGFLTTTGIATGVAVLATAGATVPALRNVSGLSWRSDKGSQRLPVNRTAVAAQVTRAAQDPGWRLSVVTPAGTRQFTLAELRALPQTTVDLPIACVEGWSQMATWRGISFPDLLRASGSSPGVDVRVSSLEKAGLYGVSVLPGEHTADPLTLLALELNGEVLNLDHGYPCRVIAPSRPGVLQTKWVSKLEVQ
- a CDS encoding response regulator transcription factor, with the protein product MEDQAGRVLVVDDDETVRDVVRRYLETAGFTVDLAGDGTAALAQFAERVPDLVVLDVMMPGLNGLEVCRRLRQTSQVPIVMLTALGEEENRIAGLQLGADDYVTKPFSPKELTLRVASVLRRARMPRPEPPTAELVDGNLRLQMTARQATLDGAVLPLTTREFDLLAFFLSHPGVAFSRADLLGKVWGWDFGDQSTVTVHVRRLREKIERDPAKPIRVATVWGVGYRYDRTQP
- a CDS encoding MBL fold metallo-hydrolase → MRSIVVGDIEIHALTDGRLQLPSSFFPGLLGKRSAPTAVPVVLGAFLIRTGVRTVLVDAGFGPRPTGEPHLPQHSKEQLHPVVSAAETEHTGGLPAALAEAGVAREDVDTVVLTHLHADHIGWVAPSGEPYFPNAEVRYGAPDWAAFVEPAGRHDRGRVALEALRAQGKLRPMLDGETVAPGVTVRHAPGHTPGHYVLEVADQDRRAVLIGDVFQIPEQMADPTIGAASDVDPGQAELTRRRWLGEVAGTGTIVAAAHFPDEPFFRIATDHTVEPISAVAAP
- the galT gene encoding galactose-1-phosphate uridylyltransferase gives rise to the protein MKRTAAHLADGREIIYFDHTDAHERLAADTRDLPPVAAASEIRRDPLTGEWVAMAAHRQTRTYKPPADLCPLCPTRPGKPSEIPEADYDVVVFENRFPSFSQQATGDPSTVDGLGLVPTAPGLGRCEVVCFTSDHDGAFSRLTPEQVRLVVDAWADRTAALAQTPGVEQVFPFENRGEEIGVTLSHPHGQIYGYPFVTPKTERMLAVAREHGGSVLGDVLAAEQKSGERVIAAGEHWTAFVPPAARWPVHIQIVPHRQVPDLPALTDAERDDFSRVYLDVLRRCDALYDRPLPYIAGWHQAPVRRDRELSWLHLELFSVLRAKDKLKYLAGSESGMAVWINDATPEQIAKRLRAAG